From the genome of Scytonema hofmannii PCC 7110, one region includes:
- a CDS encoding ABC transporter ATP-binding protein encodes MSRSPQKLQKSIPGLWEIVRRFWPQIRKQGFLLAISVLALLTKTGLALLEPWPLKILFDQIMATGFNTKSLGIPFLNGLNPVSLITVLALAMVAIAGLRSGAAYFSTLGLSLAANRIIAEVRGILYTHLQRLSLSFHYKARSGDLMTRVIHDIERLRGVTVTGVVPLLTSILTLVGMLCIVFWLNLELALIAIAVFPLFVLYSLHATKRLKEVARKQRRREGAMAADAAEAFSAIKVVQALSLEDMLEKTFSIHNKKNLKEDALVEKLHSRQERVVEVLAAIATALVLWRGVQLVLRHVITPGDLLIFITYLKNAFKPIGQLARYTEQITKATASGERIIDILDIVPEIRDSRGALNAPPFRGAVRFENVTFAYEPEKNVFKNLNLEVQPGQQIALVGPSGGGKSTLISLLLRLYDPLEGRILIDGHDIREYKLDSLRRQISIVLQESVLFATSVRENIAYGSLGASEKKIEAAARLANAHDFIMALPDGYDTILGDRGATLSGGQRQRIAIARAAIRNAPILIWDEPTTGLDKENERAVIAALENLAQGRTTFIITHDLHLVAHADVILYLEGGRVVERGTHKELMQNNGCYAALYRIQLAIYPQNTNNEESIEHLCN; translated from the coding sequence GTGAGCCGTAGTCCTCAAAAACTTCAGAAATCGATACCTGGTCTATGGGAGATTGTACGTAGATTCTGGCCGCAAATTCGCAAACAAGGATTCTTGCTAGCAATCTCTGTGCTGGCACTCCTGACTAAGACTGGCTTGGCGTTACTGGAGCCTTGGCCGTTAAAAATTCTTTTTGACCAGATAATGGCAACTGGCTTTAACACCAAGTCTTTGGGAATTCCATTCTTGAATGGATTGAACCCTGTGTCGCTTATTACCGTCCTGGCATTGGCGATGGTGGCGATCGCCGGGTTGCGGTCTGGCGCTGCCTACTTTAGTACTCTGGGCCTATCACTTGCAGCTAACCGTATTATCGCTGAAGTTCGTGGCATTCTTTACACTCACCTTCAGCGTCTCTCTCTGTCCTTTCATTACAAAGCCAGAAGTGGGGACTTAATGACCAGGGTGATACATGATATTGAGCGGCTGCGGGGGGTGACGGTCACTGGTGTTGTGCCACTGTTGACCAGTATCCTTACCCTAGTGGGGATGTTATGCATCGTTTTCTGGCTCAATTTGGAATTGGCTCTCATTGCGATCGCGGTTTTTCCTCTATTTGTCCTCTACAGTCTACACGCAACGAAGCGCCTCAAGGAGGTTGCCCGCAAGCAACGCAGACGTGAAGGGGCAATGGCTGCTGACGCCGCCGAAGCCTTCAGTGCTATCAAAGTAGTACAAGCGCTCTCTCTAGAGGACATGCTGGAGAAGACTTTTTCTATCCATAACAAAAAGAACCTCAAAGAAGACGCTCTGGTGGAAAAACTGCATTCAAGGCAAGAGCGCGTAGTGGAAGTCTTAGCAGCGATCGCAACAGCACTCGTGTTGTGGCGGGGCGTACAACTCGTGCTGCGTCATGTGATTACACCAGGAGATTTGCTGATATTCATTACCTACCTCAAGAACGCCTTTAAGCCCATTGGTCAACTTGCCAGGTACACAGAGCAGATTACCAAGGCGACAGCTTCGGGCGAGCGAATCATAGACATACTAGACATTGTACCCGAAATTCGCGATTCACGGGGTGCGCTCAATGCTCCCCCTTTTCGAGGCGCGGTGCGTTTTGAGAATGTTACCTTTGCTTATGAACCGGAAAAGAACGTCTTCAAAAATCTTAACTTGGAGGTACAGCCCGGTCAGCAGATTGCGCTGGTTGGTCCTTCTGGCGGTGGTAAGTCAACTCTAATCAGTTTACTCTTACGCCTCTACGATCCCTTAGAGGGTCGCATTCTGATCGACGGACACGACATCCGCGAGTACAAACTGGATTCCTTGCGGCGGCAGATCAGCATTGTGCTGCAAGAGAGTGTCTTATTTGCCACCAGTGTACGAGAAAACATTGCTTATGGCTCACTGGGTGCATCAGAGAAGAAGATTGAGGCGGCTGCACGCCTTGCCAATGCTCATGACTTCATCATGGCGTTGCCGGATGGCTATGATACCATCCTGGGTGACCGTGGCGCTACCTTATCTGGTGGACAACGCCAACGGATTGCGATCGCCCGTGCTGCTATCCGTAATGCCCCCATCCTGATTTGGGATGAACCAACCACTGGTTTGGACAAGGAAAATGAACGTGCGGTAATTGCAGCTTTGGAAAATTTAGCCCAAGGTCGCACCACTTTTATCATTACCCATGACTTGCACTTGGTAGCTCACGCCGATGTAATTCTCTACCTTGAGGGCGGGCGTGTGGTCGAGCGCGGTACCCATAAGGAACTCATGCAAAATAACGGTTGCTATGCTGCCCTGTACAGAATACAACTTGCTATTTACCCCCAAAATACCAACAATGAAGAAAGCATTGAGCATCTGTGTAATTGA
- a CDS encoding aldo/keto reductase produces MQLNFEQTGEFIMLYREFGQTGWKVSAIGLGTWNIGNQWGEIDDATAFATVRSAIDNGVNLFDCAESYGIPQGLSEQRLGVALTGIRHKVHLVSKIGHWGNRTHQHIPKDSVDNIRLCAHASLYRLRTDWIDALLCHEGDIEDPTIYLEAFEVLKQQGHIRVYGISTNNFEALKRFNANNTCRVVELEYSLLNRDAESQILPYCQEHGIAVLVRGPLAKGLLSGKYSNDTVFTDSVRAKWYKKESKQLKIQNHIATVENLKKTLTPGEEMVTAALGFVISHPVQPVAIPGAKSPEQAATNSKAGDRVLSAEERNNLLNCLESQIDERETAMVGVTE; encoded by the coding sequence ATGCAATTGAACTTTGAACAAACAGGAGAATTTATCATGCTTTATAGAGAATTCGGGCAAACAGGATGGAAAGTATCAGCTATCGGTTTGGGCACTTGGAATATCGGTAATCAATGGGGCGAGATTGACGATGCAACTGCTTTCGCTACTGTACGCAGTGCTATCGACAATGGCGTGAATTTGTTTGACTGTGCTGAGTCATACGGCATTCCCCAAGGATTGTCCGAACAGCGATTGGGGGTAGCATTGACAGGTATCCGTCACAAAGTCCACCTCGTCAGCAAGATCGGTCATTGGGGCAATCGTACTCATCAACACATACCAAAAGATTCAGTAGATAACATCCGCCTTTGCGCTCATGCTTCCTTGTATCGCCTGCGTACTGACTGGATCGACGCACTACTTTGCCATGAGGGGGATATTGAAGATCCTACCATTTACCTGGAAGCCTTTGAAGTTCTTAAACAACAAGGTCATATCCGAGTATACGGCATATCAACTAATAATTTTGAAGCTTTGAAACGATTTAATGCCAATAACACCTGTCGTGTGGTGGAGTTGGAATATTCGCTATTGAATCGCGATGCCGAGTCCCAAATATTGCCCTATTGCCAGGAACATGGTATTGCTGTATTGGTGCGCGGGCCTCTCGCCAAAGGTCTTTTGTCTGGCAAATACTCAAACGATACAGTCTTTACCGATTCTGTCAGAGCCAAGTGGTACAAGAAAGAAAGCAAACAATTAAAAATCCAGAACCACATTGCTACAGTCGAAAATCTCAAAAAAACATTGACTCCTGGAGAGGAAATGGTTACAGCAGCCCTGGGTTTTGTCATCTCGCACCCAGTACAGCCCGTGGCAATCCCCGGAGCCAAGTCCCCCGAACAAGCAGCTACAAACAGCAAAGCAGGGGATAGAGTCTTGTCTGCTGAAGAGAGAAACAATCTGCTCAATTGCTTAGAGAGTCAGATTGATGAGCGGGAAACTGCCATGGTCGGAGTTACGGAGTAG